The proteins below come from a single Desulfomicrobium escambiense DSM 10707 genomic window:
- a CDS encoding SLC13 family permease, with the protein MLPLVILLVIVLTALVLFIGGWLPVDVVGLMVLAALALTGLVSPEEAMAGFSSPAVITVWAMFILSAGLTRTGVAYRIGQPLQHFARGSEAVLVVALMTAASILSALINTTTVAAILMPATMDLARRSGRPPARLLMPMALGCLLGGPFTGISTPPNILATDALRAAGLTPFALFDFTPITAALVVAGIAFTVVVGLRLLPKGAGSGRDKGAIESSYEIGAHVFSIELPPASPLVGRSLAESRLGSALYLTVVGLHRAGELILAPRAQETLQAGDLVIVHGQTDQVSRFHGSRHLRVEPDGPQTGEVADRLEVVTGLIGKGSSLVGRTLAESGLRRDHRVHVLALGAPSGECLGDFRRHRFQEGDRLVLQGERAALERLAGQGLVEGLTPVTQAPAGTPACEELSLCSVRVPEGSALAGRNLIESRLGNAFGLTVVGLVRGNDVTCLPAPEETVRAGDLLVVQGLKRDIDVFEGLQDLEISEQSSRLAAELESQQIGMAEVLLSPRTTLAGKTLNDLLFRDHYGLSVLAVLRKGRPARAGLQDMPLQFGDALLVYGPRQSLEAVARDDDFLVLDQAAAQAPRLHKAPLAAAVMVAVLGSAILGLAPIAIAALAGVAVMVVTGCLKMEEAYQAIEWKVVFLIASMLPLGVAIQNTGAAQMGAEALIALVGDMGPRWVVAALFGVTVLGTQVIPTAALVVLMAPVALGAAASLGISPQLLMMTVAIAASSSFASPLSHPAHLLVMGPGGYRFTDYVKVGVPLTVISLLVSVWLLPLLWPA; encoded by the coding sequence ATGCTGCCTCTCGTCATCCTCCTCGTCATCGTCCTCACCGCCCTGGTGCTGTTCATCGGCGGCTGGCTGCCCGTGGACGTGGTCGGCCTCATGGTCCTGGCCGCCCTGGCCCTGACCGGCCTCGTCTCCCCGGAGGAGGCCATGGCCGGGTTCAGCAGCCCCGCCGTCATCACCGTCTGGGCCATGTTCATCCTCTCGGCCGGCCTGACCCGCACGGGCGTGGCCTACCGCATCGGCCAGCCCCTCCAGCACTTCGCCCGCGGGAGCGAGGCCGTGCTGGTCGTCGCCCTCATGACCGCGGCCAGCATCCTCTCGGCCCTCATCAACACCACCACCGTGGCCGCCATCCTCATGCCCGCGACCATGGACCTGGCGCGGCGCAGCGGCCGGCCGCCCGCGCGCCTGCTCATGCCCATGGCCCTTGGGTGCCTGCTCGGCGGGCCGTTCACGGGCATCTCCACGCCGCCGAACATCCTGGCCACCGACGCCCTGCGCGCCGCGGGCCTCACCCCCTTCGCCCTCTTCGACTTCACGCCCATCACCGCCGCCCTGGTCGTGGCCGGCATCGCCTTCACCGTCGTCGTGGGCCTGCGCCTGCTGCCCAAGGGGGCGGGGTCTGGGCGGGACAAGGGCGCCATCGAGTCGTCCTACGAGATCGGGGCGCACGTCTTCTCCATCGAACTGCCGCCGGCCTCGCCCCTGGTGGGCCGTAGCCTGGCCGAGAGCCGCCTGGGCTCGGCCCTGTACCTGACGGTGGTGGGCCTGCACCGCGCCGGGGAGCTGATCCTCGCCCCGAGGGCGCAGGAAACCCTGCAGGCCGGCGACCTGGTCATCGTCCACGGCCAGACGGACCAGGTCAGCCGCTTCCACGGCAGTCGCCACCTGCGGGTCGAGCCGGACGGGCCGCAGACCGGGGAAGTCGCGGACCGGCTGGAGGTCGTTACGGGGCTCATCGGCAAGGGCTCGTCCCTCGTCGGCAGGACCCTGGCCGAAAGCGGACTGCGCCGCGACCACCGCGTGCACGTCCTGGCCTTGGGCGCGCCTTCGGGAGAATGCCTGGGGGATTTTCGCCGCCATCGTTTCCAGGAGGGGGACCGTCTCGTGCTGCAGGGCGAACGCGCGGCCCTGGAGCGCCTGGCCGGCCAGGGGCTCGTCGAGGGCCTGACGCCCGTAACGCAGGCCCCGGCCGGGACGCCCGCGTGCGAGGAACTCAGCCTCTGCTCCGTGCGGGTGCCCGAAGGGTCCGCCCTGGCCGGCCGCAACCTGATTGAAAGCCGCCTGGGCAACGCCTTCGGCCTGACCGTGGTGGGACTGGTGCGCGGCAACGACGTGACCTGCCTGCCCGCCCCGGAGGAAACCGTGCGGGCCGGCGACCTGCTGGTGGTCCAGGGGCTGAAGCGGGACATCGACGTCTTCGAGGGGCTGCAGGACCTGGAAATCTCCGAGCAGTCTTCGCGGCTGGCCGCCGAACTGGAATCGCAGCAGATCGGCATGGCCGAGGTGCTGCTCTCGCCGCGGACGACCCTGGCCGGGAAAACCCTGAACGATCTGCTCTTCCGGGACCACTACGGCCTGAGCGTCCTGGCCGTCCTGCGCAAGGGGCGGCCCGCCCGCGCGGGCCTGCAGGACATGCCCCTGCAGTTCGGCGACGCCCTGCTGGTCTACGGCCCGCGCCAGAGCCTGGAGGCAGTGGCCCGCGACGACGACTTCCTGGTCCTGGACCAGGCCGCGGCCCAGGCCCCACGCCTGCACAAGGCGCCCCTGGCCGCGGCCGTCATGGTCGCCGTGCTGGGCAGCGCCATCCTGGGCCTGGCGCCCATCGCGATCGCCGCCCTGGCCGGGGTGGCGGTCATGGTCGTGACCGGCTGCCTGAAAATGGAGGAGGCCTACCAGGCCATCGAATGGAAGGTCGTCTTCCTCATCGCCAGCATGCTCCCCCTGGGGGTGGCCATCCAGAACACCGGGGCGGCGCAGATGGGGGCCGAGGCCCTCATCGCCCTGGTCGGGGACATGGGCCCGCGCTGGGTGGTGGCCGCGCTCTTCGGGGTGACGGTGCTGGGCACCCAGGTCATCCCCACGGCGGCGCTGGTGGTGCTCATGGCCCCGGTGGCCCTGGGCGCTGCGGCAAGTCTGGGCATCTCGCCGCAGCTCCTGATGATGACCGTGGCCATCGCCGCCTCGTC
- a CDS encoding PAS domain S-box protein, with protein sequence MTRLRSTLQAAVFWIVLLALSLGWNWQQVEQSMTGLAESEANAAFQKDLTYRLWAAMQGGVYVPPSEKTPPNPHLAHVPDRDVETTAGKALTLVNPAYMTRQVHELGKEKFGLRGHITSLKPLRPENAPDEWESSALRAFAAGSRKETTRQALDGQPFFRLMRPLQADPPCLKCHSVQGYAQGDIIGGISVSVPMQTYLGLAEQQRLRLVVAHLVIGLLGLAGLIASHAHFRNFKRSLRESEDRFEQLAEHSRTVTWEVNADGLFTHVGKAAASVLGYAPEELVGRMRFYDLHPAEGREAFKSSTFDVFERKGVFTNFENPARTRDGRDIWLSTNGFPLLDGAGNLLGYRGNDTDITAEKQARAQLAQREAMLASMLENLPVDFWARDLDGRGIIQSRLSKEHWGDFCGPNFADQPMHTDNAGKWEAKHARLFAGETVEQEEELTLADGRRRIFHSMGAPIVMHGEVAGILGLNLDITERKIIEAQLSRERLLSDAIFDSIPGLLYLYDQDGRLVRWNRKHSEMTGYTDRELSTMHLMDWYRDDPATQDRIAKAIERVLEHGIGAEEADLQTKDGRRIPFFFTAVRLELEGRTYFTGIGIDMTDRKRSEEALRQSEERLALALEAATDGLWDWNLETGETYFSPRYLGMLGYAPGDLELNVDSWERLLHPDDREETKRTEQDHIERNEPFSIEFRLRNKAGGWQWVMSRGKVVDWTADGRPRRMVGTHVDIDQRKRMENELVKAKEAAEASNAAKSEFLANMSHEIRTPLNGIMGTLQLLESGAGNEEQRRTCALALKATGRLTRLLSDILDLSRVEAGKMQMRVEPFKLREALEHSVDLFKPIALQSGLAFSHHFDPALPEYVAGDAVRVQQVLMNLIGNAFKFTTTGHVTVEASPLRSKDDGSVRVFFAVSDSGRGIDDASLRTLFQPFSQVTTGFTRDHQGAGLGLAITRRLVALMGGTINVESEPGVGSVFSFSLTFAATDALPTAPEPVEERQATPHPARILLAEDDEVTIFATHALLAKAGYEVSVARTGHEAVALLREQDFGLVLMDVQMPGMDGVEATRVIRSDPGLGAKRGIPIIALTAFAMDGEKTAFLAAGMDAHVSKPVGMKELLRAIDAVLSGQAVRS encoded by the coding sequence ATGACACGTTTGCGATCGACACTTCAGGCCGCGGTTTTCTGGATCGTGCTGCTGGCCCTGTCCCTCGGCTGGAACTGGCAACAGGTCGAACAGTCGATGACGGGGCTGGCCGAGTCCGAAGCCAATGCCGCCTTCCAGAAGGACCTGACCTACAGGCTGTGGGCCGCCATGCAGGGGGGCGTCTACGTCCCGCCTTCGGAAAAGACGCCGCCCAACCCCCATCTGGCGCATGTCCCGGACCGCGATGTCGAGACGACCGCAGGGAAGGCACTGACCCTGGTCAACCCGGCCTACATGACGCGCCAGGTGCACGAACTGGGCAAGGAAAAGTTCGGCCTGCGCGGGCACATCACCAGCCTCAAGCCCCTGCGTCCCGAAAACGCCCCCGACGAGTGGGAATCCTCCGCCCTGCGCGCGTTCGCCGCCGGGAGCCGCAAGGAGACCACCCGGCAGGCCCTCGACGGACAGCCCTTCTTCAGGCTGATGCGCCCGCTCCAGGCCGATCCTCCCTGCCTCAAATGCCACAGCGTCCAGGGCTACGCGCAGGGGGACATCATCGGCGGCATCAGCGTCTCGGTGCCCATGCAGACCTATCTCGGACTCGCAGAGCAGCAGCGTCTGCGCCTGGTCGTCGCGCATCTCGTCATCGGCCTGCTCGGATTGGCCGGATTGATCGCGAGCCACGCCCATTTCCGCAATTTCAAACGGTCGCTGCGGGAGAGCGAGGACAGGTTCGAACAGCTGGCCGAACACAGCCGCACCGTGACCTGGGAGGTGAACGCCGACGGTCTTTTCACCCATGTCGGCAAGGCGGCCGCTTCCGTACTGGGCTATGCCCCGGAAGAACTCGTCGGGCGCATGCGGTTCTACGACCTCCACCCCGCAGAGGGACGGGAAGCATTCAAATCTTCGACCTTCGACGTCTTCGAACGCAAGGGGGTCTTCACGAACTTCGAAAACCCGGCGCGCACCCGGGACGGACGCGACATCTGGCTGTCCACCAACGGCTTCCCGCTGCTCGATGGCGCGGGCAACCTCCTCGGCTATCGGGGCAACGACACCGACATCACCGCCGAAAAACAGGCCCGGGCCCAACTCGCCCAGCGCGAAGCCATGCTCGCCTCGATGCTTGAAAACCTGCCCGTGGACTTCTGGGCCCGCGACCTGGACGGCCGCGGCATCATCCAGAGCCGGCTGAGCAAGGAGCACTGGGGGGATTTCTGCGGCCCGAACTTTGCTGACCAGCCCATGCACACGGACAACGCTGGGAAATGGGAGGCCAAGCACGCCCGGCTCTTTGCGGGGGAAACCGTCGAGCAGGAAGAGGAACTGACCCTGGCCGACGGACGGCGCCGCATCTTCCACTCCATGGGCGCGCCCATCGTCATGCACGGCGAGGTGGCAGGCATCCTGGGCCTCAACCTCGACATCACGGAGCGCAAGATCATCGAGGCCCAGCTGAGCCGCGAACGACTCCTCAGCGACGCCATCTTCGACAGCATCCCGGGTCTGCTCTACCTCTACGACCAGGACGGACGGCTGGTGCGCTGGAACCGGAAGCACAGCGAGATGACGGGTTACACGGACCGGGAACTCTCCACCATGCACCTCATGGACTGGTACCGGGACGACCCCGCCACGCAGGACAGGATCGCCAAGGCCATCGAGCGCGTGCTTGAGCACGGCATCGGCGCCGAGGAGGCTGATCTTCAGACCAAGGACGGGCGCCGGATCCCCTTCTTCTTCACCGCCGTGCGCCTGGAGCTTGAAGGCCGGACCTACTTCACCGGCATCGGCATCGACATGACCGACCGCAAGCGATCCGAGGAGGCCCTGCGCCAGAGCGAGGAGCGCCTGGCCCTGGCCCTGGAGGCCGCCACCGACGGCCTATGGGACTGGAACCTCGAAACGGGCGAGACGTATTTCAGCCCCCGCTATCTGGGCATGCTCGGATATGCGCCGGGGGACCTCGAACTGAACGTCGACAGCTGGGAACGCCTGCTCCATCCGGATGACCGCGAGGAGACCAAGCGGACCGAGCAGGACCACATCGAACGCAACGAACCCTTTTCCATCGAATTCCGCCTGCGCAACAAGGCCGGGGGCTGGCAGTGGGTCATGAGCCGCGGCAAGGTTGTGGATTGGACTGCAGACGGTCGCCCGCGGCGCATGGTCGGCACCCATGTGGACATCGACCAGCGCAAGCGCATGGAGAACGAGCTGGTCAAGGCCAAGGAGGCCGCCGAAGCATCTAACGCCGCCAAGTCGGAGTTTCTGGCCAACATGAGCCATGAGATCCGCACCCCCTTGAACGGCATCATGGGCACGCTGCAACTCCTGGAATCCGGAGCGGGTAACGAGGAGCAGCGCCGCACCTGCGCCCTGGCCCTGAAGGCCACGGGCCGGCTGACGCGACTGCTGTCCGACATCCTCGACCTGTCGCGGGTGGAGGCGGGCAAGATGCAGATGCGCGTCGAACCCTTCAAACTCCGCGAAGCCCTCGAACACAGCGTCGACCTCTTCAAGCCCATCGCCCTGCAGTCGGGTCTGGCGTTCAGCCACCACTTCGACCCGGCCCTCCCGGAATACGTGGCCGGTGACGCCGTCCGCGTCCAGCAGGTGCTCATGAACCTGATCGGCAACGCCTTCAAGTTCACGACCACGGGACATGTCACCGTGGAGGCCTCCCCCCTGCGGTCGAAAGACGACGGCAGCGTGCGGGTCTTCTTCGCGGTTTCGGACTCCGGGCGCGGCATCGACGACGCATCCCTGCGCACCCTCTTCCAGCCCTTCAGCCAGGTCACCACGGGGTTCACCAGGGATCACCAGGGCGCCGGCCTCGGGCTGGCCATCACCAGGCGGCTGGTGGCTCTCATGGGCGGCACCATTAACGTGGAAAGCGAGCCGGGCGTCGGCTCGGTCTTCTCCTTCAGCCTGACCTTCGCGGCCACCGATGCGCTCCCGACCGCACCGGAACCGGTCGAGGAGCGCCAGGCAACGCCGCACCCGGCGCGCATCCTTCTGGCCGAGGATGACGAGGTGACGATCTTCGCCACGCACGCGCTCCTCGCCAAGGCTGGATACGAGGTCAGCGTCGCCCGCACCGGGCACGAGGCGGTAGCCCTGCTCCGGGAGCAGGACTTCGGGCTCGTGCTCATGGACGTCCAGATGCCCGGCATGGACGGCGTCGAGGCGACGCGGGTCATCCGCAGCGATCCCGGCCTCGGGGCCAAGCGCGGCATTCCCATCATCGCCCTGACGGCCTTCGCCATGGACGGGGAGAAGACGGCCTTCCTTGCGGCCGGCATGGACGCACATGTGTCTAAGCCCGTCGGAATGAAGGAACTGCTGCGGGCCATCGACGCCGTCCTGTCGGGCCAGGCCGTCCGTTCATGA
- a CDS encoding cation-translocating P-type ATPase, with translation MGQHDIFDRTASFEALPAAEVCRAMGSGPDGLGTPEAAARLARFGPNTIAVARNASLPLKFLANFTHLMAMLLWIAGFVAIFARMPQLAFSIWAVNVINGAFSFWQEYKAEKATEAMRRMLDEKASVVRGGEILLVDAVTLVPGDVLVLAEGCRVCADARLIESADLRLDQSTLTGESRSVLKTHGAVAGRGMSRLETPNVAFAGTSVVSGTGRGVVFATGMDTEFGKIAGFTQGIAEELCPLQKEMRRVTRVVTVIAVCSGCVFFLLSVLLAGMDWAEGLVFGMGMIVAFVPEGLLPTVTLSLAMGVQRMAGRNALVKRLSAVETLGCASVICTDKTGTLTQNEMTVREIWLPGVPEGDALRVTGTGYAPDGGMWRGDEAVEVPRGGGLHALLLSAGLCTNARLQPPGEGSSRWTVIGDPTEAALRVAALKAGVDLAVEERATPRLRELPFDSRRRRMSTVHRGDGETLVHAKGAPREVLELCTRMLAGGDERPLDEPARARIMGAGDGFARSGLRVLAVARRTVRGEGLACADLGRLPAGDVEADMTFLGLVAMMDPPRPEVEEAVATCRRAGIRIVMITGDYGLTAESVARRIGIIRDGRDGRDGRARIVSGADLDGMDEAALDDALSGEVIFARAAPEHKLRIVSALQRAGHVVAVTGDGVNDAPAIKKADIGIAMGLSGTDVAKEAADVILTDDNFATIVGAIEEGRAVFANIKKFTTYIFTSNTPEAVPFILFALSGGRIPLALNVMHILAVDLGTDLLPALGLGAEKAEAGLMDRPPRNLREHVITPGLLARAYLFLGPLQSLAVMAAFYFLYWTNGHWGQWLDLPSAGPLYESATAMALACVVTTQIGNLFAQRTERASSLRVPAFGNRLLWLGVASELAVVAAIVHWPPAQRLVGTGPFPLFNWLFLFAWTPLLLLADEARKWVQRRIEKTKHTGVVT, from the coding sequence ATGGGTCAACACGATATTTTCGATCGGACGGCGTCCTTCGAAGCATTGCCGGCCGCCGAGGTCTGCCGGGCCATGGGCAGCGGTCCCGACGGTTTGGGCACGCCGGAGGCCGCGGCGCGCCTGGCCCGCTTCGGGCCCAACACCATCGCCGTCGCCCGCAACGCGTCTCTGCCGCTCAAGTTTCTGGCCAACTTCACGCACCTCATGGCCATGCTCCTCTGGATCGCCGGTTTTGTGGCCATCTTTGCCCGTATGCCGCAGCTCGCCTTCTCCATCTGGGCCGTGAACGTCATCAACGGGGCGTTCAGCTTCTGGCAGGAGTACAAGGCCGAGAAGGCCACCGAGGCCATGCGCCGGATGCTGGACGAGAAGGCGAGCGTCGTGCGTGGCGGCGAGATCCTGCTGGTCGATGCCGTCACCCTCGTGCCGGGGGATGTCCTGGTGCTTGCGGAGGGCTGTCGGGTCTGTGCCGACGCGCGGCTTATCGAGTCCGCAGACCTGCGCCTGGACCAGTCGACCCTGACGGGCGAGTCGCGAAGCGTCCTCAAGACCCACGGGGCGGTCGCCGGCCGGGGCATGTCGCGGCTGGAGACCCCGAACGTCGCCTTCGCCGGGACGAGCGTGGTCTCGGGCACGGGCCGGGGCGTGGTCTTCGCCACGGGCATGGACACCGAGTTTGGGAAGATCGCCGGCTTCACTCAGGGCATCGCGGAGGAGCTCTGTCCTCTGCAGAAGGAGATGCGCCGGGTCACGCGGGTCGTCACGGTCATCGCCGTGTGTTCGGGGTGCGTGTTCTTCCTCCTGTCCGTCCTGCTGGCCGGCATGGACTGGGCCGAAGGACTCGTTTTCGGCATGGGCATGATCGTCGCCTTCGTGCCCGAGGGGCTGCTGCCGACCGTAACCCTGTCCCTGGCCATGGGCGTGCAGCGCATGGCCGGACGCAACGCTCTGGTCAAGCGCCTCTCGGCCGTGGAAACCTTGGGCTGCGCCTCGGTCATCTGCACGGACAAGACCGGGACCCTGACCCAGAACGAGATGACGGTGCGCGAGATCTGGCTGCCCGGCGTCCCCGAGGGTGATGCCCTGCGCGTCACGGGCACGGGGTACGCCCCGGACGGCGGCATGTGGCGCGGCGACGAAGCGGTGGAGGTTCCCCGCGGTGGCGGCTTGCACGCGCTGCTGCTTTCCGCCGGGCTGTGCACCAACGCCCGCTTGCAGCCGCCCGGCGAAGGCAGTTCACGTTGGACGGTCATCGGGGATCCGACGGAGGCGGCCCTGCGGGTGGCGGCCCTGAAGGCGGGCGTCGATCTGGCCGTCGAGGAGCGGGCCACGCCCAGGTTGCGCGAATTGCCCTTCGACTCCAGGCGCCGCCGCATGAGCACCGTGCACCGCGGCGACGGCGAGACCCTGGTCCATGCCAAGGGCGCGCCGCGGGAGGTGCTGGAACTCTGCACCCGGATGCTCGCGGGCGGGGACGAGAGGCCCCTGGACGAGCCCGCCCGCGCCCGCATCATGGGCGCGGGCGACGGCTTCGCCCGTTCGGGACTGCGGGTCCTGGCCGTGGCCAGGCGGACCGTGCGCGGCGAAGGGCTTGCCTGCGCCGATCTTGGCCGGTTGCCGGCCGGGGACGTCGAGGCGGACATGACGTTTCTGGGCCTCGTGGCCATGATGGACCCGCCCCGGCCCGAGGTCGAGGAGGCCGTGGCCACGTGCCGTCGGGCGGGCATCCGCATTGTCATGATCACCGGGGACTACGGCCTGACGGCCGAGAGCGTGGCGCGCCGCATTGGTATCATCCGGGACGGGCGGGACGGGCGGGACGGGCGGGCGCGCATCGTCAGCGGCGCGGACCTCGACGGCATGGACGAGGCGGCCCTGGACGATGCCCTGAGCGGGGAGGTCATCTTCGCCCGCGCCGCCCCGGAGCACAAGCTGCGCATCGTTTCGGCCCTGCAGCGGGCGGGGCACGTGGTGGCCGTGACCGGCGACGGAGTCAACGACGCCCCGGCCATCAAGAAGGCCGACATCGGCATCGCCATGGGCCTCTCGGGCACCGACGTGGCCAAGGAGGCGGCGGACGTCATCCTCACGGACGACAATTTCGCGACCATCGTCGGCGCCATCGAGGAAGGCCGCGCCGTCTTCGCCAACATCAAGAAGTTCACGACATACATCTTCACGAGCAACACCCCCGAGGCCGTGCCCTTCATCCTTTTCGCCCTGAGCGGCGGGCGCATCCCCCTGGCCCTGAACGTCATGCATATCCTGGCCGTGGACCTGGGCACGGACCTGCTGCCGGCCCTGGGCCTGGGCGCGGAAAAGGCCGAGGCGGGCCTCATGGACCGACCGCCCCGAAACCTGCGCGAGCACGTCATCACCCCCGGCCTTCTGGCGCGGGCCTACCTGTTCCTGGGGCCGCTGCAGAGTCTGGCGGTCATGGCCGCCTTCTATTTCCTGTACTGGACCAATGGACATTGGGGCCAGTGGCTCGACCTGCCGTCCGCCGGCCCGCTGTACGAGTCCGCCACGGCCATGGCCCTGGCCTGCGTCGTGACGACCCAGATCGGCAACCTTTTTGCCCAGCGCACGGAGCGGGCGTCGTCGCTGCGGGTCCCGGCCTTCGGCAACCGCCTCCTGTGGCTCGGGGTGGCCAGCGAACTGGCCGTCGTCGCGGCCATCGTCCACTGGCCGCCGGCCCAGAGGCTGGTCGGGACAGGACCGTTTCCGCTCTTCAACTGGCTGTTCCTCTTCGCCTGGACGCCGCTCCTCCTGCTGGCCGACGAGGCCAGGAAATGGGTGCAGCGCCGGATTGAGAAAACCAAGCATACGGGAGTCGTCACATGA
- a CDS encoding potassium channel family protein, translating to MRYVIVGCGRMGEGLALALRRGGHDVAFVDDGSGASEGLEPSLRGRLVAGGCFDRGTLVRAGIEQADGLAAVTGSDEINVVVARLARLVFRVPRVVAGLHDPQNAELYRRLGVQVVAPFDWAVNRIADLLLYAESEVLASLGDGQAEIVCFPVPPPLEGRKTGYLTVFGEMHVVAVGRRGRILLPSSETAFERDDTVYVAVLRESSERLRSILALT from the coding sequence ATGAGATACGTCATCGTCGGTTGCGGAAGGATGGGCGAGGGGCTGGCCCTGGCCCTGCGCCGCGGGGGGCACGACGTCGCCTTCGTGGACGACGGCTCCGGCGCGTCGGAGGGGCTCGAACCGTCGCTGCGCGGGCGGTTGGTCGCGGGAGGGTGCTTCGACCGGGGCACCCTGGTCCGTGCCGGCATCGAACAGGCCGACGGGCTGGCGGCCGTGACGGGCAGCGACGAGATCAACGTGGTCGTCGCGCGGTTGGCCCGCCTTGTCTTCCGCGTCCCCAGGGTGGTGGCCGGCCTGCACGACCCGCAGAACGCGGAGCTCTACCGCCGGCTCGGCGTGCAGGTCGTCGCGCCTTTCGACTGGGCCGTCAACCGCATCGCCGACCTGCTCCTCTATGCGGAGTCCGAAGTTCTGGCGAGCCTGGGCGACGGTCAGGCCGAGATCGTGTGCTTCCCCGTCCCGCCACCCCTCGAAGGCCGCAAGACGGGGTACCTGACGGTCTTCGGCGAGATGCACGTCGTGGCCGTGGGCAGGCGGGGACGGATTCTGCTGCCGTCGTCCGAAACGGCGTTCGAGCGCGACGACACCGTCTACGTCGCCGTGCTGCGCGAATCCTCGGAGCGGCTGCGCTCCATTCTGGCCCTGACGTGA
- a CDS encoding potassium channel family protein — protein MKKVIIVGGGKVGTHLATLLLAGGHQVRIIERHAGELRALHEALPAGCVVTGSGADPAVLEATGVRDADVLAAVTGTDATNLVATSLARFEFSVPRTIARVKDPANGWMFTPAMGVDAAVNQAGLMAQLIAEEMSLGGMTTLLKLSKGDCSIVEQTVHPQAPAAGKRIVELAFPAECILVAVLRGGQMVIPHGETVLVAGDEVIALVHKSAAQGLSRILGE, from the coding sequence ATGAAGAAGGTGATCATCGTGGGCGGGGGAAAGGTCGGGACGCACCTGGCGACGCTGCTGCTGGCCGGGGGGCATCAGGTCCGGATCATCGAGCGCCATGCCGGGGAACTCCGGGCCTTGCACGAGGCGCTGCCGGCCGGGTGCGTCGTGACCGGCAGCGGCGCCGACCCGGCCGTGCTGGAGGCCACGGGAGTGAGAGACGCCGACGTCCTGGCGGCGGTGACCGGTACGGACGCCACGAACCTGGTGGCCACGAGCCTCGCGCGCTTTGAATTCAGCGTCCCGCGCACCATCGCCAGGGTCAAGGACCCGGCAAACGGCTGGATGTTCACGCCGGCCATGGGCGTGGACGCAGCCGTCAACCAGGCCGGGCTCATGGCCCAGCTCATCGCCGAGGAGATGTCCCTGGGCGGCATGACGACCCTGCTCAAGCTCTCCAAGGGCGATTGCTCCATCGTTGAGCAGACCGTGCACCCGCAGGCGCCGGCCGCGGGGAAGAGGATCGTGGAGCTTGCCTTCCCAGCCGAGTGCATCCTGGTCGCCGTGCTGCGTGGCGGGCAGATGGTCATCCCCCACGGCGAGACCGTGCTCGTGGCGGGCGACGAAGTCATCGCTCTGGTGCACAAGTCCGCGGCGCAGGGGCTGTCGCGGATTCTCGGGGAATGA
- a CDS encoding L,D-transpeptidase family protein: MKRTCCPFIAASALVWVLLAVCPSWALRSFMMEPETGVYGVTRMVQAREHDTLLDIAREFGLGYNQIVAANPGIDPWVPREGSLVRLPLTFVPPREHPETGIVVNLAEMRLYYFFSNGGHDFFFTAPIGIGREGYLTELGEYAVKSKTANPTWVVPESIRREEPDLPAEVPPGPDNPLGDFAFRLSRNLYAIHGTNKPWGVGRRVSHGCIRMYPEDVGALYPLVPVGAKVLVIYEPIKFGWGDGKLWVQVFEDFDGRLGNSLAKVMDEMLYYETAIGPLELDRAALDRALAEKSGVPMAVARPRKE, encoded by the coding sequence ATGAAAAGAACCTGTTGCCCGTTCATCGCCGCATCGGCCCTCGTCTGGGTCCTGCTCGCGGTCTGCCCCTCGTGGGCCCTGCGCAGCTTCATGATGGAGCCCGAAACGGGCGTGTACGGCGTGACGCGCATGGTCCAGGCGCGGGAGCATGACACGCTCCTGGACATCGCCCGGGAGTTCGGCCTCGGGTACAACCAGATCGTGGCCGCCAACCCCGGCATTGATCCGTGGGTGCCGCGCGAGGGCAGCCTGGTGCGCCTGCCCCTGACCTTCGTGCCGCCGCGCGAGCATCCGGAAACGGGCATCGTCGTCAACTTGGCGGAGATGCGTCTGTATTATTTCTTTTCGAACGGGGGCCACGACTTCTTCTTCACCGCGCCCATCGGCATCGGCCGGGAAGGGTATCTGACGGAGTTGGGTGAGTACGCGGTCAAGAGCAAGACGGCCAACCCGACCTGGGTGGTGCCGGAGTCCATCCGCAGGGAGGAGCCCGACCTGCCGGCCGAGGTGCCGCCCGGGCCTGACAACCCCCTGGGGGATTTCGCCTTCCGGCTGTCGCGCAACCTCTACGCCATTCACGGCACCAACAAGCCGTGGGGGGTGGGGCGCCGGGTCAGCCACGGCTGCATCCGCATGTACCCCGAGGACGTGGGCGCGCTCTATCCGCTGGTGCCTGTCGGCGCCAAGGTGCTGGTCATCTACGAGCCCATCAAGTTCGGGTGGGGCGACGGGAAATTGTGGGTCCAGGTCTTCGAGGACTTCGACGGCAGGCTCGGCAATTCGCTGGCCAAGGTCATGGACGAGATGCTCTATTACGAGACGGCCATAGGACCTCTCGAACTCGACCGCGCGGCCCTGGACAGGGCCTTGGCCGAAAAGTCGGGAGTGCCTATGGCCGTGGCGCGCCCCAGGAAGGAGTGA